The Sulfolobus acidocaldarius DSM 639 genome has a window encoding:
- a CDS encoding type II/IV secretion system ATPase subunit, with translation MDQVLAEYFVGPVKVRLTRSKGICNYEIEEPSFSDFEESLKEKVLSEIYYSKSTDFEDKVLLRLKELGVNDENVEKILYSIKKQILYNEITPLLLDPDIEEIECLGYGNPITVVHRKFPECIRFYTNIKLNDEETVVRIIEKLASKANKSVNIARPYVEFSLPEGHRVAATISKEISLPGSTFDIRKFPLKPLNILEVINSSMLNELITAYLWLLLEYRPFIIILGPTGSGKTTLLNALLNLVNPHYKILTIEDTSEISLLNKNWVRFIARSTLLSEFEISISDLAKLALRYRPDYMIIGEVRGKEIEALVHAAASGHGSITTFHGSRPIDAVTRITDLLSGDLAKLFLQTIWNFIIVGNRKEGNKTVRSVLDIYEIINKGSKKITFKKIFEWSYQNNNFIPQNVSEIIKRSYRLKRIKEIYNVDVESELTRRLDFIKRLKENGIRDSESIQGSLYQFYFGDQVENISM, from the coding sequence ATGGATCAGGTATTAGCAGAGTATTTTGTAGGTCCAGTGAAGGTTAGATTAACAAGAAGTAAGGGAATCTGTAATTATGAAATAGAGGAACCGTCTTTTTCAGACTTTGAAGAGTCGTTAAAGGAAAAAGTGTTGTCTGAAATATATTATTCAAAATCCACTGATTTTGAGGATAAAGTTCTCCTGAGACTTAAGGAATTAGGAGTTAATGACGAGAATGTGGAGAAAATTCTATATAGTATAAAAAAACAAATTCTATATAACGAGATTACTCCGTTATTGTTAGATCCAGACATAGAGGAAATAGAATGTTTAGGGTATGGAAATCCTATTACGGTTGTACACAGGAAGTTCCCTGAGTGTATAAGATTTTACACAAATATCAAGCTTAATGATGAAGAAACTGTGGTAAGAATAATAGAAAAGTTAGCTAGTAAAGCCAACAAGAGTGTTAATATTGCTAGACCATATGTAGAGTTTTCATTGCCCGAGGGTCATAGGGTAGCAGCGACTATATCTAAAGAAATCTCTTTACCGGGATCAACTTTTGATATCCGTAAATTTCCATTAAAACCTCTGAACATTCTGGAAGTTATCAATTCCTCTATGTTAAACGAGCTGATAACTGCATACTTATGGTTACTATTAGAGTATAGGCCTTTTATTATAATATTGGGTCCAACGGGATCTGGAAAAACTACATTATTAAACGCTTTACTTAATTTGGTAAATCCACATTATAAGATTTTGACAATAGAAGATACTTCAGAGATTAGTCTTCTTAACAAAAATTGGGTTAGATTTATAGCAAGATCAACACTACTTTCTGAGTTTGAAATATCTATAAGTGATCTTGCAAAGCTTGCATTACGATATAGACCTGATTACATGATAATAGGTGAGGTAAGAGGAAAAGAAATAGAGGCTCTTGTACATGCAGCAGCGTCAGGTCACGGTTCCATCACCACATTTCACGGTTCTAGACCTATAGATGCCGTTACAAGAATCACTGATTTATTATCAGGAGATTTAGCTAAGTTATTCCTGCAAACTATATGGAACTTCATTATAGTTGGAAATAGGAAGGAGGGTAATAAAACAGTGAGATCAGTTCTAGATATCTATGAGATAATAAATAAAGGTTCTAAGAAAATTACATTCAAAAAAATATTTGAATGGTCTTATCAGAACAATAACTTTATTCCTCAAAATGTCAGTGAAATTATAAAGAGATCTTATAGATTAAAGAGAATCAAAGAAATATATAATGTAGATGTGGAGTCTGAACTAACTAGAAGGCTTGATTTTATCAAAAGGTTAAAGGAGAACGGAATTCGAGACAGTGAATCAATACAGGGTAGTTTATATCAATTCTATTTTGGTGATCAGGTTGAAAATATTAGCATGTGA